The region ATGAAATATTGTTATATAGACTTGGAGATTTTTATGAAATGTTTTACAATGATGCCATAATAGCATCTAAAATTTTAGGTTTAACCCTAACTAAAAGGAATAGAGAAAAAGGAGTAGATGTTCCTTTAGCAGGAGTTCCTTATCATAGTGTAGCAGGATATATCTCAAAATTAGTTGATGCAGGATATAAGGTAGCTATTTGTGAACAAGTAGAAGATCCTAAACAAGCAAAGGGAATAGTTAAAAGAGAGGTCATAAAAGTAATTACACCAGGAACAATAATAGATGTAGATAATCTTGAGGCTAGTTCAAATAACTATATTGCCTGTGTTATTATAGAAAATAATAAAGCATATATATCATATATAGATATTACAACAGGAGTATTTAATGCAAGTATTGTAGAAGCTAAAAATATTTCTTCATACATATATATGCTTGATATAAAAGAAATACTTATGACAAAATATACGAGTTTAAGTCTTGAACAATATTTGGAAGGCAAAAATTTAAGTACTACTATAATTGAAAAACCTAAAAATAGTGTTGAATTTTTAACAGATTTCTTTTCTATAACTTCTCTTGATAGTTTTGGAATAACAGATAAATTGTTAATCGATTGCTGTGCAAGTCTTCTTGAGTATATATTAGAAACACAAATAAGTATAGAAATAAATATACCTAAAATAAATATGCTACATAATACAAATTATGCTAATATAAATTTAAGTAGTTCAAAAAATTTGGAATTATTGAAAAATCAAAGAGATAAATCTACTTATGGTAGTTTACTTTGGGTTTTAGATAAATGTAAAACAGCCATGGGGAGTAGATTACTTAAGGAATATTTAAATTATCCATTAATAGATATTGAAAAAATAAAAGAAAGACAAAAAGATGTTAAGTACCTTATAGATAATATGCTTCTTAGAGAAGATATAAGAGACTGCTTAGCACAAACATATGATTTGCAAAGAATAGTTAGTAAAATAATATTTGGTAATGAAAATGGTAAAGATATTAGGGCCTTGTATTCTACTTTTAAAAATTATAAAAAGATTTATGAATTATGGAAAGAAAAATTTAAAAATGTAGATATTAGTTTTTTAGATATATTAGCAAAGGAAATAGATAGATATTTGATTGATGATCCTCCCTTTTCAGTTAGAGAAGGAGGTATGATAAGAGAAGATTTCAATGATGAAATAAAAGAATTGAATATGATACTAAAACATGGTAAAGACTATTTGCTAGATATAGAAAATAGAGAAAAAAATAGTACAGGCATAAAATTTTTGAAGATAAAATATAATAAATTATTTGGATATTTTATTGAAGTATCAAAATCAAGCGTTTCAGATGTTCCAGATAGATATATTAGAAAACAAACTTTATCTAATTGTGAAAGATATATAACAGAAGAACTTAAAGAATATGAAGATAAAATAATTAATGCTAGAGCAAAATTAGTGGAATTGGAGTATAATATATTTAAGTCATTATCTAATTTAATTAAAGATAAAAAGGAAGAATTGGGGGAACTTGCTAATATAGTTGCATACATAGATGTAATTGCAAGTTATGCTTATGTTAGTGTTACAAATTCTTATTGTAAACCTGAATTTAATGATAAGGGAGAAATACATATTTTAAATGGGAGACATCCTATAGTAGAACAATTAATTAATACACAATTTATTGAAAATGATGTACATTTTACAAAAAATAAGAATTTTATCATTTTAACTGGGCCTAATATGGCAGGGAAATCAACATATATGAAGCAAATAGCATTAATTTGTATTTTAGCTCAAATAGGTATGTTTGTTCCTGCTAAATCTGCTAATTTGTCTATAATAGATAAATTTTTAACTAGAATTGGAGCATCAGATGACATATTAACAGGGCAAAGTACATTTATGGTAGAAATGAGTGAGGTATCTCAAATTTTGAATACAGCAACAGAAAAAAGTTTGATTATATTAGATGAAGTTGGTAGAGGTACTTCAACCTACGACGGCTTAGCCATAGCCACTGCAATTTCTTCATATATACATGATAAAATAAAGGCAAAAACAATATTTGCAACACATTATCATGAATTGAATGAATTAGAAAATGAATATGAAAGAATAATAAATTATAGAATTAATGTAGAAGAAAAAAATTCAAAAGTTCTTTTTTTAAGAACTATTTCAAAAGGATCTGCAGATAAATCTTATGGAACTTATGTTGCAAAATTAGCTGGTTTACCTAAGATAGTTTTACAAGATTCAAAGAAAATTTTGAATAAATTAGAAAA is a window of Sneathia sanguinegens DNA encoding:
- the mutS gene encoding DNA mismatch repair protein MutS, whose translation is MSKIDSTTPLMKQYHEIKDKYKNEILLYRLGDFYEMFYNDAIIASKILGLTLTKRNREKGVDVPLAGVPYHSVAGYISKLVDAGYKVAICEQVEDPKQAKGIVKREVIKVITPGTIIDVDNLEASSNNYIACVIIENNKAYISYIDITTGVFNASIVEAKNISSYIYMLDIKEILMTKYTSLSLEQYLEGKNLSTTIIEKPKNSVEFLTDFFSITSLDSFGITDKLLIDCCASLLEYILETQISIEINIPKINMLHNTNYANINLSSSKNLELLKNQRDKSTYGSLLWVLDKCKTAMGSRLLKEYLNYPLIDIEKIKERQKDVKYLIDNMLLREDIRDCLAQTYDLQRIVSKIIFGNENGKDIRALYSTFKNYKKIYELWKEKFKNVDISFLDILAKEIDRYLIDDPPFSVREGGMIREDFNDEIKELNMILKHGKDYLLDIENREKNSTGIKFLKIKYNKLFGYFIEVSKSSVSDVPDRYIRKQTLSNCERYITEELKEYEDKIINARAKLVELEYNIFKSLSNLIKDKKEELGELANIVAYIDVIASYAYVSVTNSYCKPEFNDKGEIHILNGRHPIVEQLINTQFIENDVHFTKNKNFIILTGPNMAGKSTYMKQIALICILAQIGMFVPAKSANLSIIDKFLTRIGASDDILTGQSTFMVEMSEVSQILNTATEKSLIILDEVGRGTSTYDGLAIATAISSYIHDKIKAKTIFATHYHELNELENEYERIINYRINVEEKNSKVLFLRTISKGSADKSYGTYVAKLAGLPKIVLQDSKKILNKLEKRNTLIQKNENIGQLSLFDNPSYVEKIDEDKRNEELEELKNEITQIDINNLTPLKALNILQELKEFINNLD